One genomic window of Campylobacter vicugnae includes the following:
- the traI gene encoding TraI/MobA(P) family conjugative relaxase, with product MIIKKIVFKRQNKSSFKNLSNYILDEDNNHAKVLADYVLDTKNDMDKVEAYHFTNCSFDNNEDNIKEIITTQQLNTTTKQDKTMHLVVSFKEDERPDIKTLYAIEDEIAEALGMKDHQRLSVVHSNTNNLHIHIAINKINPNTLKVINPYNDVKILQELAIKLEKKYNLQIDNHISSNNVKENKYNKHTMTCNFENWVKEKIANTIDIMLRDEKTTFDDLKVFLAKYDLEFREKRKGFVISSKTEKLFCKASSIHRNLSKQSLEKRYCQLDLSALKENLQEISVSEKYNKFNGMPPNPLYQNYLNYEKQKLELREKELRMLKLKRNEFKNSISSMKFNNLTINHIKNQRAIFKNKTKEIYQRYKKISYRQFLINEAYSGNKEAIKALQNKEVKIIQNSDNAFRGNVKNCVFDKPDYITKEGYFVYQRDAQKIIDKNDHIKVVCSKKDDIVLLEALKLAMKKYDNITITGNSEFKNRVINLVVKHDLNVKFEDKLLNQMVRKLRSKNIKIEKNIDQNLMNF from the coding sequence ATGATAATAAAGAAGATAGTATTTAAACGCCAAAACAAATCCAGTTTTAAAAATTTGTCAAACTATATTCTTGATGAAGATAATAATCACGCAAAAGTTTTAGCTGATTATGTTTTAGATACAAAAAATGATATGGATAAGGTTGAAGCATACCATTTTACAAATTGTTCTTTTGATAATAACGAAGATAATATAAAAGAGATCATTACTACTCAGCAATTGAATACTACTACAAAACAAGATAAAACAATGCATTTAGTTGTGTCTTTTAAAGAAGATGAACGCCCTGATATAAAAACTTTATATGCTATTGAAGATGAGATTGCGGAAGCTTTAGGCATGAAAGACCATCAAAGACTTAGTGTAGTGCATTCAAATACAAATAACTTGCATATTCATATAGCAATTAATAAAATTAATCCAAATACTCTTAAAGTCATAAATCCTTATAATGATGTTAAAATTCTTCAAGAATTAGCAATAAAGCTTGAAAAGAAATATAACTTGCAGATAGATAATCATATTTCAAGTAATAATGTGAAAGAAAATAAATATAATAAACATACTATGACTTGTAATTTTGAAAACTGGGTAAAAGAGAAGATTGCAAATACAATAGATATCATGCTAAGAGATGAAAAAACAACATTTGATGATTTAAAAGTATTTTTGGCTAAATACGATTTAGAATTTAGAGAGAAAAGAAAAGGCTTTGTTATTTCTTCAAAAACTGAAAAATTATTTTGTAAGGCGAGTAGCATTCATAGAAATTTATCAAAACAATCTCTTGAAAAAAGATATTGTCAATTAGATTTATCTGCTTTAAAAGAAAATTTACAGGAGATAAGCGTAAGTGAAAAATATAATAAATTCAATGGTATGCCACCAAATCCTTTATATCAAAATTATTTAAACTATGAAAAACAAAAGCTAGAGCTAAGAGAAAAAGAGCTTAGAATGCTTAAATTAAAAAGAAACGAATTTAAGAATTCTATTTCATCTATGAAATTTAATAACTTAACTATCAATCATATTAAAAATCAAAGGGCTATATTTAAAAATAAGACTAAAGAAATTTATCAAAGATATAAAAAAATATCATATAGACAATTTTTAATTAATGAAGCATATAGCGGAAATAAAGAAGCCATAAAAGCTCTACAAAATAAAGAAGTTAAAATTATTCAAAATAGCGACAATGCTTTTAGAGGTAATGTTAAAAATTGCGTTTTTGATAAACCAGATTATATTACAAAAGAGGGATATTTTGTATATCAAAGAGATGCCCAAAAGATTATAGATAAAAATGATCATATAAAGGTTGTTTGCAGTAAAAAAGATGATATCGTTTTACTAGAGGCATTAAAACTGGCAATGAAAAAATATGACAATATAACAATAACTGGAAATTCGGAGTTTAAAAATAGAGTTATTAATTTAGTTGTAAAGCATGATTTAAATGTAAAATTTGAAGATAAATTGCTTAATCAAATGGTTAGAAAATTAAGAAGTAAAAATATTAAAATAGAAAAAAATATTGATCAAAATTTG
- a CDS encoding plasmid mobilization protein, giving the protein MNKTKQINIRLSQSEYEHIMQKAKGHGLTISRYLRDLAMNYPVICIVDQKAAIDMLKIAGDLGRLGGLFKHWLVGNEESKPNFSAKRTYKDIDEIVDEILDLQILLKEQAKKLMNDNKEDSI; this is encoded by the coding sequence ATGAATAAAACAAAACAAATTAATATTAGATTATCTCAAAGTGAATATGAACATATAATGCAAAAAGCCAAAGGACATGGATTAACAATTTCAAGATATCTTAGAGATTTAGCTATGAATTATCCAGTTATTTGTATAGTTGATCAAAAAGCTGCTATTGATATGCTAAAAATTGCTGGAGATCTAGGAAGACTTGGAGGACTTTTTAAACATTGGTTGGTTGGCAATGAAGAAAGTAAGCCAAATTTTTCAGCCAAACGAACTTATAAAGATATTGATGAAATAGTTGATGAAATTTTAGATTTACAAATACTTTTAAAAGAACAAGCTAAAAAGTTGATGAATGATAATAAAGAAGATAGTATTTAA